The Helicobacter kayseriensis genome contains a region encoding:
- a CDS encoding ABC transporter permease has protein sequence MIWNAFLIAFRQIFRNFLRSFLTILGVIIGVASVVAMVNFGRATTQDITQSIANLGSNLLIVFPSRALDSRGVSVGRLRFSQNEVDLLRSRLEGKIASLSPFSDTSALLQYGGKNVMGLVAGVGEEYLQTTNSSIAQGREFETEEFRQISKVCVIGNSVKKELFGEQNPLGSYLKIGSFVCEVVGILKEKGQGAMGQDQDDIVLVPLKTFSSLINSNASLNHIKRVYISLKDGVDSTKMSEEVIGILREIRGVDERQKAPFEVMDTKEILQMMDSTTKTMTIFITAVASISLLVGGIGIMNMMLVSVSERTREIGIRIAIGATSGEVLLQFLIESIVLSVFGGVLGVCLSVGATYALSQYFKMPFIFDIGIALWALMFCIVIGVVFGFLPARRASKLNPIEALRYE, from the coding sequence ATGATTTGGAATGCATTTTTGATCGCTTTTAGGCAGATTTTTAGAAATTTTTTGCGTTCATTTTTGACGATTTTGGGTGTGATTATCGGAGTGGCATCTGTTGTGGCAATGGTCAATTTTGGCCGTGCTACTACACAGGATATCACCCAAAGTATTGCAAATCTTGGAAGTAATTTATTGATCGTTTTTCCTTCAAGGGCTTTAGATTCTAGAGGTGTTAGTGTAGGGAGATTGCGATTTTCTCAAAATGAAGTGGATCTTTTGCGATCACGCTTGGAGGGGAAAATCGCCTCTCTTTCTCCTTTTTCAGATACTAGTGCTTTGTTGCAATATGGTGGCAAAAATGTGATGGGTTTGGTTGCGGGTGTTGGGGAAGAGTATTTGCAGACGACCAATTCAAGCATCGCTCAAGGCAGGGAATTTGAAACAGAAGAATTTCGCCAGATTTCAAAAGTGTGCGTCATTGGCAATAGTGTGAAAAAAGAGCTTTTTGGAGAGCAAAATCCCCTTGGATCATATTTAAAAATTGGATCATTTGTCTGTGAGGTGGTAGGGATCTTAAAAGAAAAAGGTCAGGGTGCAATGGGTCAAGATCAAGATGATATTGTGCTTGTTCCTTTGAAAACCTTTTCTTCTCTTATTAATTCTAATGCTTCTTTAAACCATATCAAGCGTGTTTATATTTCTCTTAAAGATGGGGTTGATTCGACAAAGATGAGTGAGGAGGTGATTGGAATCCTTAGAGAGATTAGAGGGGTTGATGAAAGGCAAAAAGCTCCTTTTGAAGTGATGGATACTAAGGAAATCTTGCAGATGATGGATTCCACAACAAAGACGATGACTATTTTTATCACAGCTGTTGCTAGCATTAGTCTTTTGGTTGGGGGGATTGGGATTATGAATATGATGCTTGTTTCAGTCAGCGAGAGGACAAGAGAGATTGGTATCAGAATCGCCATTGGTGCAACAAGTGGCGAAGTGCTTTTGCAATTTTTGATTGAATCGATTGTCTTGAGTGTGTTTGGAGGGGTGCTTGGTGTGTGTCTTTCTGTAGGAGCAACTTATGCTCTTAGTCAATATTTTAAGATGCCTTTTATTTTTGATATAGGGATTGCATTGTGGGCTTTGATGTTTTGTATTGTGATTGGTGTGGTTTTTGGATTTTTGCCTGCAAGGAGAGCATCAAAACTCAATCCAATTGAAGCCTTAAGATATGAGTGA